The Methanocella arvoryzae MRE50 DNA window GTGCTTGTTAAACAGGTCATAGATGGCATTATCCATCCGATCCAGGTCTTCTTCCGCCTCTTCAAATAGCCTGATTTCCACGGTATCACGGGCAGCGTTTCCTGGCCTGTCTCTTCCTTACCTCTTCCAGGGAAGACGTTTTCGCCTGGCCGCTCTCTATCCTTGCCATAGCGTCCTCGATACCCTTATTCACTAGCCTGACTTCCTCTTCCTCAATGTATCGCTCGTAGAACGCGAGGGCATGTCTAATCGCTTCCGCCTGGGTTCCTGCATAACCCTTTCTTATGAGGTTTTCTATGATAGCCTCATAGGGAGTGCCTAGATTTACTGTCAGGGCCATATTTTCGCCATACATAATTAATACTTAATAACTATTTAATTTTTATGTATCATTCTCGCTATTCCTGTGCCTCCATATCTGGCAATCTGTATCTCCGACAGAGTGCAGCGTTCGTTTGCAGATCGCCTTACAGAACGCCTGCATTCGCAGGCGTTCAAAAGGCGAACTCCCATACACAGAAACTGTCAAAATAGTTTTAAGAACGATGCGTGAATGAAAAGGGTATTTTCAAGTAGGGGTATTAAAAAAGAAAGTTGGTCCTGTATATGTTGAAAATACCGCCAGGCACGCCAAGGTGCCAGGCTCGCCAAGAGCTATCTTTCATGGAACGCCAGGGTGCCAGGCTCGACAGGCCATATTTAGCTATTTGTAGTGATCCTGATCAAAAAGTCCTTGGCGTGCCTGGCGGCCCTATAACCATGTCCGATATACCCCATTTTTCGTAAGACTATACTCCGTGTAAACGGTGCCGGATCGACCTAAAATTTTCAGGAATAACTCTAAAATAGGTCTATAATTAACAGATTATGACAGAAACTATATATTAACCGTCGCATGTTTTACGATTGGTGAGCAATCGTGTTACGAAGGGGTCTGTCTCTTCTGGGGGTAGGGACTCTGACGATCCTGGACCGGGGTGGAAACAGGAACAGGATCATGAAGCTGATCGAAGACCAGCCCGGCCTGACGCTGTCCGACATCAAGCGAAGCCTCAATATGAACATAGGCACCGTCAGATATCACCTGTTCATCCTTTCCCTGCACCACTGCATATCCTCCTTTAACGACGGCACCAAGTACGTCCGGTACTTCAAGAACTCAGACACCTATTCCTATGCGGAAATGATGATCATCTCTATGCTGCGACGGTCTCACGTAAAAGAAATACTTAATATGGTTATGGCACAGCCCGGGATCCAGAGTGTCGAAATAGCTGCCTCGCTTGGGGTGCAGGAGGGCGTAGTAAGCCGGTGTATGCGCATGCTGGCCGTGCGAGGGATCGTGGTTAAGACGAGCGCCAAGGGGGAGAAGGCGGCGTATAAAATCGCTGATGCTTATAAACAGTTGATCCTGTCCAATATTTAGGATATGGATCAGATTTTCTACTTCTTAACTACTCGAATAACTACTCGTATATACTATCTCATTATTCTATTACTCTCCGCTAACAATTAATTATAAATCTTAAGCTTACGTAACATCTACGACCAGCCATGGGAAACGTACCTGAAAAGATAAGTAATAATGCCTTTTATGGTATTGATCTGCAAAAAAATGGATTGCTAATCATCATTGGTATTTTCATAATTCTCGTGGTTGTTAAATCTTTCATCTCGCTAGATTTTTACGCGCCTTTCATCTCTGATGAACATGTATATGATAAAGAAGCAAAAATCCTGGCGAGCGGGAAATTATATCCTGGTATCGGCCAGCAGCCCCCTCTTTACATCGCATTTCAATCGATAGGGTATATACTATCTGATAATCCTTTAGTAGCCTACGACATAATGTTGATTATTGGGTGCATTTTTTCTTCGACGATCATTTTTCCAGCTTATCTAATACTAAAGAAATATGTTGAGCCTTTATACTCAATTCTTGGGGCTGTAGCTATATCCACCTGCCTCGCTCTGAACTATTTTTCCTTTACGCTGATGCAGGAGAATCTGTATCTGCCTTTAGTTCTCTTTTCCATCCTGGCTATCATCGAAGCATTTGAAACTAACCTTCTGAAATGGCAAATCGCGGCAGGCGCTTCAATCGTTATTCTTGAAATGACCAAATCGATCGCGCAAATGGCCGAGATGGCTTTTATCGGGACGATTGTACTTTATCTCCTGATTAATTGGAAAAAGGGCATTATCAATGTACTAAAAAGTAAAGCGGCATTGATCGCAAGTTTCATCATATCTTATGCTGCATGGCATTTCTTCCTGTCTAATGCAGGCAAAATAAATGCAATATTAACTGGCCAGAGCGTGAAACCGGGTATTGGCTCTACATATAATACTGTGGGAATTACTAACCGGGCTGTATATGCTGTGAGCAATTTAGAAGAGTATCTTCGCTTAGTGCAGACATTCCTCAATCATATCGACTACCTCCTGCTCGCTTCGTTCATGCTGTTCGCAATATTGATATTCTTCTTTTTCACAGAGCTTAATACAAAGCTCCGTCTCGGTGAAGGCTTCAAAGTCAGTGAAATCTTCATCTTCCAGATGATCCTGTTCTCCATCATAGGTGTCACAATAATTGCTATCAGCCTGCGGTCATCTGGCTCCGCTTACTTCACGACAATCGGACGATACCTCGAACCAGTAGTACCCCCAGTCATCTTACTGGGCTTGATCTACATTTGCAATGTTAAAGTAAGCGATTTCAAGAAATATCTGGGAGTCTATGTAGCGTTTTCGGCAATAGTCACTCTATTTTTCCTGATTACGAATAGTACGCCAAATAACATGTTTTCGTATGATCAGATAATAAATAACCCATCTTCCGGCTTTTACTATAACCTGAAAGCAATAGGTTTACTGCCATATTCTCTTGGACTATTGTCCATTATGTCCTTCGGGATGTTCTATTTAGCTTTGACAAATAAAAAGTTCATTACCCTGCTGATGGTGCTATTGATAATAGTTTCTATCCTGGTATCAGTAATACCTCATATGAACAATCTAAAATATTCACAGAAACCGCTCAAAGATAGTATCGAGCAGTCGTTGCTTAATAATAGCACTGTAACTACTGTGTCTAATGAAATGAATATGACCGATGTGACCAATGATCATTCTGTCTCAAGCAATACTGCTAATCTAACAGGTGGCACAAGTTAATTTATTGAATCATAGCAGTGTTCTTCAATACTGCGCGGTTATGTCCATGACCGCTGATCAAAACGCCATTATTATTAGGCTCACTAATCCAGCTCTGGCACTCGATATCCAGGTCGCTTAAGTAGTCGCAGACTGTCTTCTGGATCTCTTCTGCTTTCCTGTCGTTGTCCGTGAGGCCGAACACTGTCGGCCCAAAAGAGCTCATGCCGCTGCCATATGAGCCGGCGCTGTCCATAATGGTCAGCATATTCGGCACCAGCGGCGACTTGATCTTGACCTCTATATTCTTGAAGCCGATCGACTGGATGCCGTTAATCGCCTTTCCAAAAGTTTCGATGTCCTTCTCGAGGATGCCGGGCACCATCTGCATTAAAACAATCCTGCAGATACGGTCTACCTGAGCAGCCTTAATGGGGAACGATGATTTGAATATGTCAACTTCTGACTTGCCATGAGATCCCTCATCGTACAGCGGCGTCACCAGCACGAACCGCCAGTGATCCGGCACGTCGCACCTCATTACGAGGGGTGCGAGCTTAGCATTCGATGCAGACGAAGGTAAACAGGATGTCTTCTCCTTGCCCGGGCCATAGCTGTGGCCGCAGTCGAGAATGAAACCTCCACGATCGAAAGCCCTGACGCCTATGCCCGAGGTGCCGCCTCTGTTGACTAACCTTGCAAGCTCTTCGATGCTGGCATAGGTGATGCCATACTCCTGGCAGATCGCATACGCCAGCGCCAGGCTGATCTGCGTTTTCGAACCGAAGCCAGCATGCTTGTGGATCTCTTCTTCAACGGTGACTTCAAAATTCGGCAGGGGCTTCCCCAGGTTATCACAAATTTTCCTGGCAATGCCCTCGATCAGTTCAGGTTCAGAAGAGTTAACCTTAAAAGCGTCCGAGTCCCGAACCTCTAACACGTTCCGAGGACTGCTAATGGCAACACCAGCACCGCCATCGATACGGCCAAGAGCGCCGTTAAAATCGATCAGACCGAAATGCAGACGTGAAGGCGTCGTAATCTTCATTCTCATGGGTCAGTCAACCTGCATTTAAGTGGCAATTATTTGTCGTTAATTACATTTATAGTTAGTTATCGACGTTTGTCGAAACGGCAAGATTCTCCCAAAAATAATTAAGGAGCTGCCGAGGTAACCGGCTATCCGTTTTGCGCATCTTTTTCCAGACGCGTAAACATATCATATAATATTATCATTAGGCTTAGAGTTTTCGGAGAATAAGCGCGGTGGGATCTATATGGAATCAGTTTTTCATTCGTAAAACGGCAAATTATGGATAGTATAAGCGATTGAGGGTAAATCAGTTTACGATTCAATGCTGACTGCTATTACACTTTTAGGCTTCACTAAATGATACGACTTCCTGACTATATTAAGTTGAACAAAATTTCGCACTTCAGGCTTTTCAAATGGAACATTATTCCAGTAATGGTAAACGAAATCAAAATTTGGCATTCTCGTAATGAAATAGGCCTAAATGTACAATGATTTTTAAAACAGACCCTTATTAAGAAAGCTTTATATATCCAAACTCTTATAGTACATTTTACTGTAATACTCGGGAATGTAATTAATTATATTTCCGGGCCTTAAGTGTGGAATATTGCGTTGAAGTGGGGGGATCGCAATAGTGCAAACTGTTACCAGTCAGGTAATGGGATGCAGAAACTGCTTTTCCTAATCAACAATTTGTACACACTTCTAAGGATGTTACATTACATATGACTCCGACCATCCGGCCGGAGATCAGGTGGAGATATATATGGTTAGGAAATACTCAAAGAATGATGAAGGTGTATCGGCCGTTATTGGCGTCATCTTAATGGTTGCCATTACGGTCATCCTTGCAGCAGTTATTGCTGCCTTCGTGTTCAGCATGTCGAACGGTGTCAGCAAGCCCTACACGGTTGGTATCACCATCAAGAAGACTACAAGCGGTGCTGTATCGATTGTCAACTCGGGAGGCCCGGATGTTGGACAGCTTGAACATGTGTATGTTACTTATCAGCCTGTAAATGGTGCAGCAATCAATGCTTATAATGGTGAAGTACCAGCTGATGGTCCTGATACAGACACTTTATTTGATTACATCGAAAAATTTGATGCACTAAAGACTGTTGGTGGATCCTTTACTATTCCTGCTGAAGGCGTAGGTTCACCTAATAAGGTGCCGCCGACAACTCCGACTCACGTTATTGTAACCGGCTACTTCAAGGACGGTAAACAGCAGGTAATAGGCGAAGCAGACGTATAATCCGTCTGATTACTTTTTTCTATTTTTTTAATTAACTCTTGTTTAAGTTATTAGCCATCATCTCACAATATCTATCGAAACCAAGTTTAACTTCTACTTTTGTAATTAAACTTCTATATTTTACTCACCAGGTCTATCTGGAATAATTTTTCGACCTGTCAGTAAATACTCAAAAAGATTTTATTCAATAAGAAAATTGTGTTTATTTCAAGCTTAAATTTTGTAAAACTTGTGAATTTAAAATCTATTTTCCAAACAGAGGCCGTATAGGAAAGTTATTTATAGACAGAAGCTAAATAAGCAAGTAGGCAAAGTCGCATGGAATAAGTTGGAACCAATCCAATTTATACCCATTAATATGGGCAATATGCGCTTGTGCAGGATCGTCAAACAAAGGGTGAGTAAATGCCTGTTGAAAAACGGGCAAAGTATTGACGAAACCTGTAACCGGCGCAAAATGCGATTTCGCATAAGAAATGGTCACTCTGGCTATCAGGCCGGAGACCAATGGTGGAGATATATATGGTTAAGAAATTCGCAAAGAATGATGAAGGCGTATCGGCCGTTATCGGCGTTATCCTGATGGTCGCCATTACGGTCATCCTCGCAGCAGTTATTGCTGCCTTCGTGTTCAGCATGTCGAACGGTGTCAGCAAGCCCTACACTGTAGGCATCACCATCAAGAAGACTACTTCTGGTGACGTACTGATTACTAACGTCGGTGGACCGGATGTAGGTCAGATGCAGTCGGTTACTGTCAGCTACCAGCCTTCCGGTTCTACTGTGGTCGGCCCGACTGATGCTACCACTGAGTTAAAGGATGTTGGTGGATCGTACACAATTGATGGTACAAGCGCACCGACCCCAACGCACGTTATCGTCACGGCTACCTTTGCTGACGGCAAGACCCAGGTAATCGGCGAAGCGGACGTATAAGCCCGCTTCTCTAACTTTTTTATCTTTTTCTATAGATCCTCTATTCCTCATTTTCCAGATTCTCTTTCGAACTCCCTTTTCATTTCTGCAATTACAACAACAATACAGAACCTTCATTACCCCCAACCACATACTCTAAAAACAGGACTTGCAGTAGCAATCCTGAGAAGTGGTAAGAAAACAACAAATGTAGTTGCCTTAAGCCGGTCATGGGTCGATGTCGGCTTAAGGCACCTGCTTTATTCATCTCATTCTAACTACTATACTTTAGAACCCTTCTACCCCGTCCAACTACTCACTTAATATTTTAGCAACCGACTAATAAGCAACCTTTATATACTATAATATTTATTATATTAATTGTCAACAGCACTGACCAAATATTCAGTCAAGCCCTGCAAGCCCTCCAATCTATCAACCTGTGCGTCAGACACGTCAGTTTACATAACTCTAAATCATAATTTTAACGCACAGCCATTTATCGGCCATATCTATCCTCTCCTGCCTGCAGGGCGTCGGTGCATTCTGGCAATTATTTTGCATGACCGTCGATCACATCGCTGCCGGCACCGGCACGGGCACGGGTTTTATCTTCCTCGAAAACATGGGCAGCAGCATGAACTCAGAAACGCTTCGGCAGGGCGCGCTTGGCACGGATGCATCACCATCTTCGTGAGCGAGGTCCAGGCTTGTACTGTTACATATTTGGCCGGTGTTTCGCCAATCTCATATTCCGGCCACCAGCCCCGCACGATCCAGTAATTCCAGGTCGACTCCGGGGTTGAAGTGATCGTTATAGTGTTCTATACTGCAAACACTGATTACCCAGTTTGGGTGGGGGCTGTTCCATAAATGGTACTTGACAAGATATTTTATTGCAGAAACTATTTACGTACAGAATCTTACATAAAATTACAATAGAGTGTGCGCTGTATGATGTCATGGGCTGCAATAGGGCATTATATCTCTTCCTTTACATCAATTGTAACTAAACCTAAAGATGCTAATCAGGCATGGGTTGAGCGCACACCTGAAAGTGAAGATGAACGTGCTGGCGTGATTAATGCTATCAATAAAGACGTAGAAGATATGAAAAGTGGCAAAATTGAAACTAATACCTATTCATTATCTGAGTTTGAAGAAAAGTTTTCTTAATTCATCTTTTCCTTCCACCATTTATCATAGTCTTTATGATTGTCGAAACAATGCGGTATGTATAGCTTACCATTTTCAATATAGTATGGTAAGCGTTTCTCACTGCCGATCTCATCAACGCACCATATCCGATCATTTAAGTGCAAGAACTTAGTAGGTGGTGGCTGCTTCTCTGCTATCTGAGCAATACGATGGATGAATATCTTCCTTATTGACCCATCCATCTTGTATAGTTCTTTCTCAGCATCAGCAGAGAGTACGATCTGAAGTGGCATTTTATTAGTCGATAGTCGATTGCTATCATAGCCTATATACATTTCCACAATAGTGAAAAAAAGATGTGCCATTAGTTATGGGGCTGTCACAACTCTCTGATTAATGAGGGTTCAAGCGAAGCAGAGATCAGAAAAATTTTTAACTCCATTATCTAATAATTACCCTTTTCATACCCTGTAATTATTGACCCATAACTATGTCAGCGGAGATTTCTCCTCCGCCTTCACCCGGTTCGCCTGCTCTAAATACGTGACGTAGAAGACAAAGGATCTGACGTACAGGTTGATAGTATCCCCTGTAAGCCCTAAGCCTCTCATGTAGACCCGGATTCTGTCGATGTCTGATAAGCTCATGGTCAGGTTGTTGATCCGCCGCAGGATCATGCCGTTGCACGCTATGATACCTCTCACCTGCTCTTCCGGGAACCTGTACATGACCTTCAGGTACTGGTAAAAGCCCGAGAGGCTCGCGTGCAGCATATGGTCTGTTTTTACGTCCTCCATGATACCATCTATGATTGGCGAATTTTAATACGGGAGTACAAGAAAACACGGGTTGAACTGGAGGGCAAGCTGCAATCATCGAATAAATTTAGGGGGGACTGGCCATTCTCCTTGCACGATCAGCGGCGGCTCTACTGTTGTACTACAAACAAACAGTTTGTGCGTTTATTGTCCTTATTGATACGTTTTGTATGAGTGCCCGTACCATTTACACGAAGTACGCGAAGTTCTCAAAGTACAGCAAAAACGGCATGCTGGAAAGAGATCTTAATATAGTATTAATTTGAATATTTTGCGTACTTTTCTTACTTTACGTACTTCGTGTAATTGTAGCTGACCGTCCTAAAAGTTAAGAATAACTCGCGAAAAGTTGTGTTTTCAAGTAGAAGATAAGAATAATGGAAATAACTCGGCACCAGGAGGCCTCGTTTTTTTATTAGCTAAGAGTCAGGTGATGATCGGAGCTTTGATCAGGCATAAGTGATGAAACCCTGGCAGTTCTCAGTTTCTCCGCTTGTAAAGCCGCCAGGCTCGCCAAGAGGCCAAGCTCGCCAAGCTATATTTTTAGTGATCGACGTGGTTCCGATCGAAAAAGCCATTGGCGTGTCTAGTTCAATGGGGTCCCATCAAAATTAGCTCTTGGCGTGCCTGGCTCCTTGGCGGGCTTGGCGGCATTTTCGACCTATACAGTGCCAACTTACAATTTCCGATCGAAAATGTCCTTGGCGTTCCATGAAAAATTAGCTCTTGGCGGGCTTGGCTCCTTGGCGGGCTTGGCGGTGTTTTCGACCTATACGGAGCCAACTATTAATTTTTCATAGCCTCTACCTGAATATTCCATTTTTCATGAGGCAAGTGCCTGGCGGTATTTTCGACCTATACAGGGCCAACTACTAATTTTTCACAGGACTATAATCGCTCCCGCTCTTTCCGTATAACGAAAACTGTTAATACCCTCCCCCACTATATTTCTCCTCATCATGGTTGAGGTTCTCGCGGACGTGGGCGGGAGCCCGGGGAAGGATTGCCGGGGCTTCTGTAAGTACTGCTATTTCAAGCTCGTGAAGGACGTGCCTGCCTTTGGGTGTAAGTATTGTATGCCTTTCCAGAAGGGCTGCGACTACTGTACCCGGGGCGTGAAAGAGCAGTACCCGGGATTCAAGCCTTTGATGATGGTGGTCGCGGAGGTCCAGCAGGCGCTCATGTTCAACCGGGGATGTGTGGATAAGATCACGATCAGCGGCGGCGGCGACGTGAGTTGCTATCCGGAGCTGAAAGAACTTGTCAAGTACTTAGGGCAGTTCGGGATTCCCATCCACCTGGGCTACACCAGCGGCAAAGGTTTCGAGGGAGCCGACGATGCGGACTTCTTCATAGAGAACGGGGTGACAGAGGTCACGTTCACCGTCTTCTCGGCCGACCCGAAAAAGCGCAGGGAGTACATGAACGATAAGCAGCCGAAAGAGTCGCTCGAGGCGCTGCGCCGGTTCTGTAAAGCGTGCGACGTCTATGCCGCCTCCGTTCTTATTCCCGGGGTGAACGACGGCGAGGACTTGATCAAGACCTGTGATCTGCTGCAAAAGTGGGGCGTCAGGGGTGTCATCCTGATGCGTTTCGCCAACTCCGAGGAACAGGGCCTGATCCTGAAGAACGGCCCCCTGATCAAAGGCGTGAAGCCCCACACCATCGAGGAGTTCGAAGATCTCGTCCACGACATCGCCTCAAGGTACAAATTCAGAGTGACCGGCACGCCGCTCGGCGATCCCCTGATCGGCTCCCCCTTCGCCATCGCGCACTATCCTAAGCTGTTGAAGAAACTCCCCCCGGTCACAAAGGAGGCGACGCTCATCACCGGCACAGTAGCCGCCCCTATGCTCGCCAGTATCTTTGCACAGCTGGGAGGCACCGTCAACGTAGTGGCAGCGAAGAAAGATATCGCCTGCCTTCTCACTATAGATGACCTCAAGGGCGTCGATCTGAGGAAGGTCAAAGATACCGTGATCCTGCCAGGCCGCTCTTTCGTCTGGGATAAGGAAGCCGAGGAAGTACTTTCCGCCGATGGCGTCGAGCGCTTCGTCCGCAGAGGCCCGGACCGGCTGACTGCTGACGGAGAGATGACTATTGGCATGTCGAGGAAAGAGGTTCTGGAGATCGAAATCGAGGCGTTCACCGAGCTGATCCAGATGATCAACGTCTACGGGCTGGAGCCGGTGAAAAAAGTCGCTAAGCCAAAACCTGTCCAGCGGCGAAAGCAGGTTAAAAGCTAAGAATATTATGCGAACTTCCTGATGACTCATGTGTGGTGAGATAGCAAGACGAACGCTGCGCTGTGCCAAACCTCACTGATTTCACAGATTGAAACAGATTCCACAGATTCCTATTGGATACCACGGATGGCGACGGATTTCACAGGTAACCAAAAATTATTCTGTCGATTATCTTATGATTGCTATCGTTGATCGACTAATATTAGCGTATTCCTTCTGTGATATCGAGTGGTAATCTGTGGATTCAGCAGAGGAATCTGTGGAATCAAACGTAATCTGTGGCATCTGTGAGGATTAGCACAGCGCAGCGTTCGATTTGCTGTCTCGTGGAGCCTGTGCAATTACGTCCGGCGCATCATAGCGTTCTTGTACGTTCACCGACACAGAAACAACAGATTGCGAATTTTCTTTTCACCATAAACATCAGTATACCATATATTATCCCTCATCCGAACCATGATCGATGCAGATCTCTCCCCTCCAGTTCGAGGTTAAGAACCGGGACGGTTACGTTCGATGTGAGTTCTACGAGGGCGGTTCGGACAAAGGCGTCATCTACATGCATGGGGTGGGCGGCGGCACTCATGGCCCGTCTGACATCTATCACCCGCTGGCTGAGGACCTTCAAAAATCGGGCATCTCTTCGTTGTTGATAAACTGCCGGTATGATTCTGCGCTGGATGAGTGCATCTCTGACCTCCTGGCCTGTATCGAGTACATGGACCAGGAACTGCACATCGACAAGATCGGGCTTATCGGATGGTCTTTCGGGGGTGCGGTGGTCATCTCTGCCGCAGCATTAGATCAGCGGGTTAGAACTGTGGTGACCGTAGCCAGCCAGTCATATGGGACTGACGGCGTGGCAGACATTGCCCCAAGGCCTGTCCTGCTCATTCACGGCACCGGCGATAAGACTTTGACCTACCGGTGCTCGGTCGATATTGCCCGGAGGG harbors:
- a CDS encoding winged helix-turn-helix transcriptional regulator, whose product is MLRRGLSLLGVGTLTILDRGGNRNRIMKLIEDQPGLTLSDIKRSLNMNIGTVRYHLFILSLHHCISSFNDGTKYVRYFKNSDTYSYAEMMIISMLRRSHVKEILNMVMAQPGIQSVEIAASLGVQEGVVSRCMRMLAVRGIVVKTSAKGEKAAYKIADAYKQLILSNI
- a CDS encoding glycosyltransferase family 39 protein, giving the protein MGNVPEKISNNAFYGIDLQKNGLLIIIGIFIILVVVKSFISLDFYAPFISDEHVYDKEAKILASGKLYPGIGQQPPLYIAFQSIGYILSDNPLVAYDIMLIIGCIFSSTIIFPAYLILKKYVEPLYSILGAVAISTCLALNYFSFTLMQENLYLPLVLFSILAIIEAFETNLLKWQIAAGASIVILEMTKSIAQMAEMAFIGTIVLYLLINWKKGIINVLKSKAALIASFIISYAAWHFFLSNAGKINAILTGQSVKPGIGSTYNTVGITNRAVYAVSNLEEYLRLVQTFLNHIDYLLLASFMLFAILIFFFFTELNTKLRLGEGFKVSEIFIFQMILFSIIGVTIIAISLRSSGSAYFTTIGRYLEPVVPPVILLGLIYICNVKVSDFKKYLGVYVAFSAIVTLFFLITNSTPNNMFSYDQIINNPSSGFYYNLKAIGLLPYSLGLLSIMSFGMFYLALTNKKFITLLMVLLIIVSILVSVIPHMNNLKYSQKPLKDSIEQSLLNNSTVTTVSNEMNMTDVTNDHSVSSNTANLTGGTS
- a CDS encoding beta-ribofuranosylaminobenzene 5'-phosphate synthase; amino-acid sequence: MRMKITTPSRLHFGLIDFNGALGRIDGGAGVAISSPRNVLEVRDSDAFKVNSSEPELIEGIARKICDNLGKPLPNFEVTVEEEIHKHAGFGSKTQISLALAYAICQEYGITYASIEELARLVNRGGTSGIGVRAFDRGGFILDCGHSYGPGKEKTSCLPSSASNAKLAPLVMRCDVPDHWRFVLVTPLYDEGSHGKSEVDIFKSSFPIKAAQVDRICRIVLMQMVPGILEKDIETFGKAINGIQSIGFKNIEVKIKSPLVPNMLTIMDSAGSYGSGMSSFGPTVFGLTDNDRKAEEIQKTVCDYLSDLDIECQSWISEPNNNGVLISGHGHNRAVLKNTAMIQ
- a CDS encoding type IV pilin; protein product: MVRKYSKNDEGVSAVIGVILMVAITVILAAVIAAFVFSMSNGVSKPYTVGITIKKTTSGAVSIVNSGGPDVGQLEHVYVTYQPVNGAAINAYNGEVPADGPDTDTLFDYIEKFDALKTVGGSFTIPAEGVGSPNKVPPTTPTHVIVTGYFKDGKQQVIGEADV
- a CDS encoding type IV pilin — encoded protein: MVKKFAKNDEGVSAVIGVILMVAITVILAAVIAAFVFSMSNGVSKPYTVGITIKKTTSGDVLITNVGGPDVGQMQSVTVSYQPSGSTVVGPTDATTELKDVGGSYTIDGTSAPTPTHVIVTATFADGKTQVIGEADV
- the mmp10 gene encoding methyl coenzyme M reductase-arginine methyltransferase Mmp10 (Mmp10 (methanogenesis marker protein 10) is a cobalamin-requiring radical SAM methyltransferase that creates the methylarginine modification to methyl coenzyme M reductase.) translates to MVEVLADVGGSPGKDCRGFCKYCYFKLVKDVPAFGCKYCMPFQKGCDYCTRGVKEQYPGFKPLMMVVAEVQQALMFNRGCVDKITISGGGDVSCYPELKELVKYLGQFGIPIHLGYTSGKGFEGADDADFFIENGVTEVTFTVFSADPKKRREYMNDKQPKESLEALRRFCKACDVYAASVLIPGVNDGEDLIKTCDLLQKWGVRGVILMRFANSEEQGLILKNGPLIKGVKPHTIEEFEDLVHDIASRYKFRVTGTPLGDPLIGSPFAIAHYPKLLKKLPPVTKEATLITGTVAAPMLASIFAQLGGTVNVVAAKKDIACLLTIDDLKGVDLRKVKDTVILPGRSFVWDKEAEEVLSADGVERFVRRGPDRLTADGEMTIGMSRKEVLEIEIEAFTELIQMINVYGLEPVKKVAKPKPVQRRKQVKS
- a CDS encoding alpha/beta hydrolase, translating into MQISPLQFEVKNRDGYVRCEFYEGGSDKGVIYMHGVGGGTHGPSDIYHPLAEDLQKSGISSLLINCRYDSALDECISDLLACIEYMDQELHIDKIGLIGWSFGGAVVISAAALDQRVRTVVTVASQSYGTDGVADIAPRPVLLIHGTGDKTLTYRCSVDIARRAGEPKKLVLFENADHGISQNRKEMYDLIRNWFLENL